The Rhopalosiphum maidis isolate BTI-1 chromosome 1, ASM367621v3, whole genome shotgun sequence genome has a segment encoding these proteins:
- the LOC113561160 gene encoding zinc finger C2HC domain-containing protein 1A-like isoform X3: protein MHTFNEFPKENEIIELLPCIICNRSFRPNLLQRHSTICQKNAKKHKVPFDSSKQRREGTEMATYLPHMKKTQDAYIGIEKAKKNWKAKHEELVRAVKAARGEKVDDKLISTKPIDSEECPHCARNFGPKSYDRHVEFCREKAQRISTAPVISQVAKERLEARIKYRAPPLKSQRTVTKEKYSPKTKSLAQNVSSVPIKVIQPLKTIKKRTPPNRNISNIPRQMSTVVKKKDQISKNLYGERNAIYLPQKPDLKNEKTMNKSESAYILGSKNHIKQEVNNMVNNFDKKKISKSEPHLDIYDPHLDSYDPFKSAEQQMKELDLDINIIDIGLKNPLNCTPNDNIESLQMSPTSAFVKYSPVSSLVVSPDNIENTFPNEFHSDTNLNSHPLHNLSNLSLCSIVSIESADFNNKTHSAVERGTDHLKSPTKRNINHNHKKHIAIENMLYGDNEKDKSNLTFDLAEQELLKSVSEFENLLKITDDDDIVSPSLNKTSTLSMINGINSNSSADSAYGSLNRKSEQVTTDNYHQLLKTAKFCHECGFKYPIIDIKFCTECGMRRIVS from the exons ATGCACACCTTTAACG aatttccTAAAGAAAATGAGATAATTGAATTGCTACCATGCATAATATGCAATCGTTCATTCCGTCCAAATTTATTACAACGCCACTCAACTATATGCCAAAAAAACGCTAAAAAACATAAGGTGCCATTTGATTCATCTAAACAGCGTAGAGAAGGTACTGAGATGGCAACATATTTACCACATATGAAAAAGACTCAAGATGCTTATATTGGTATAGAAAAAGCTAAAAAGAACTGGAAAGCTAAGCATGAAGAGCTTGTTAGAGCTGTAAAAGCAGCACGAGGGGAAAAAGTTGATGATAAACTTATATCGACTAAACCTATCGATTCTGAAGAATGTCCACATTGTGCACGGAATTTTGGACCTAAATCGTACGATCGACATGTAGAATTTTGCAGAGAAAAAGCTCAAAGAATATCTACTGCACCAGTGATAAGCCAAGTAGCTAAAGAACGACTTGAAGCAAGAATAAAa tacCGTGCTCCTCCACTTAAGTCGCAGCGTACAGTTACTAAAGAGAAATATTCTCCAAAAACAAAAAGTCTTGCTCAAAATGTTTCAAGTGTACcaataaaagttatacaaccattaaaaactattaaaaaaagaactccaccaaatagaaatatat ctaATATCCCACGTCAAATGTCAACAGTAGTGAAAAAGAAAGaccaaatatcaaaaaatctcTATGG TGAAAGAAATGCAATATACTTGCCCCAAAAGCCAGatctaaaaaatgaaaaaactatGAACAAATCTGAATCGGCCTATATCCTTGGttctaaaaatcatataaaacaagaagttaataatatggtcaataattttgacaaaaaaaaaatatcaaaatc CGAACCCCATTTGGATATTTACGACCCTCATTTGGACAGCTACGATCCATTTAAATCAGCTGAACAACAAATGAAAGAGCTTGATTTAGACATAAACATAATTGACATTGGTCTCAAAAATCCGTTAAATTGTACcccaaatgataatattgagaGTCTTCAAATGTCTCCAACATCTGCATTCGTTAAATATTCACCAGTCTCTTCTTTAGTAGTCTCTCCAGATAATATCGAAAATACATTTCCCAATGAATTTCACTCAGACACTAATCTTAATAGTCATCCActacataatttaagtaatttaagttTGTGTTCCATTGTTAGTATTGAATCAGctgactttaataataaaactcatAGTGCTGTAGAGCGAGGTACAGATCATCTCAAAAGTCCTACAAAACGAAACAttaatcataatcataaaaaacatatagctATTGAAAATATGCTTTATGGTGATAATGAAAAAGATAAATCAAATCTCACATTTGATTTGGCAGAACAAGAGCTTTTAAAATCTGTGTCGGAATTTGAaaacttattgaaaataacagATGATGATGATATAGTATCACCATCTTTGAATAAAACCTCTACCCTTAGTATGATCAATGGGATTAATTCCAATAGCAGTGCTGATTCGGCTTACGGAAG cttgAACAGAAAATCTGAGCAGGTGACAACCGATAATTATCATCAACTGCTGAAAACTGCTAAATTTTGTCATGAATGTGGATTTAAATATCCAATCATTGATATCAAATTTTGTACTGAGTGTGGTATGCGGCGTATAGTGTCATGA
- the LOC113561160 gene encoding uncharacterized protein LOC113561160 isoform X1 — MKKIQGRFRAVSRSTLSTAHLFCLYSTQFPKENEIIELLPCIICNRSFRPNLLQRHSTICQKNAKKHKVPFDSSKQRREGTEMATYLPHMKKTQDAYIGIEKAKKNWKAKHEELVRAVKAARGEKVDDKLISTKPIDSEECPHCARNFGPKSYDRHVEFCREKAQRISTAPVISQVAKERLEARIKYRAPPLKSQRTVTKEKYSPKTKSLAQNVSSVPIKVIQPLKTIKKRTPPNRNISNIPRQMSTVVKKKDQISKNLYGERNAIYLPQKPDLKNEKTMNKSESAYILGSKNHIKQEVNNMVNNFDKKKISKSEPHLDIYDPHLDSYDPFKSAEQQMKELDLDINIIDIGLKNPLNCTPNDNIESLQMSPTSAFVKYSPVSSLVVSPDNIENTFPNEFHSDTNLNSHPLHNLSNLSLCSIVSIESADFNNKTHSAVERGTDHLKSPTKRNINHNHKKHIAIENMLYGDNEKDKSNLTFDLAEQELLKSVSEFENLLKITDDDDIVSPSLNKTSTLSMINGINSNSSADSAYGSLNRKSEQVTTDNYHQLLKTAKFCHECGFKYPIIDIKFCTECGMRRIVS, encoded by the exons ATGAAAAAAATCCAAGGTCGATTTCGGGCAGTATCTAGATCTACATTATCTACTGCTCATCTATTCTGTTTGTATTCGACAC aatttccTAAAGAAAATGAGATAATTGAATTGCTACCATGCATAATATGCAATCGTTCATTCCGTCCAAATTTATTACAACGCCACTCAACTATATGCCAAAAAAACGCTAAAAAACATAAGGTGCCATTTGATTCATCTAAACAGCGTAGAGAAGGTACTGAGATGGCAACATATTTACCACATATGAAAAAGACTCAAGATGCTTATATTGGTATAGAAAAAGCTAAAAAGAACTGGAAAGCTAAGCATGAAGAGCTTGTTAGAGCTGTAAAAGCAGCACGAGGGGAAAAAGTTGATGATAAACTTATATCGACTAAACCTATCGATTCTGAAGAATGTCCACATTGTGCACGGAATTTTGGACCTAAATCGTACGATCGACATGTAGAATTTTGCAGAGAAAAAGCTCAAAGAATATCTACTGCACCAGTGATAAGCCAAGTAGCTAAAGAACGACTTGAAGCAAGAATAAAa tacCGTGCTCCTCCACTTAAGTCGCAGCGTACAGTTACTAAAGAGAAATATTCTCCAAAAACAAAAAGTCTTGCTCAAAATGTTTCAAGTGTACcaataaaagttatacaaccattaaaaactattaaaaaaagaactccaccaaatagaaatatat ctaATATCCCACGTCAAATGTCAACAGTAGTGAAAAAGAAAGaccaaatatcaaaaaatctcTATGG TGAAAGAAATGCAATATACTTGCCCCAAAAGCCAGatctaaaaaatgaaaaaactatGAACAAATCTGAATCGGCCTATATCCTTGGttctaaaaatcatataaaacaagaagttaataatatggtcaataattttgacaaaaaaaaaatatcaaaatc CGAACCCCATTTGGATATTTACGACCCTCATTTGGACAGCTACGATCCATTTAAATCAGCTGAACAACAAATGAAAGAGCTTGATTTAGACATAAACATAATTGACATTGGTCTCAAAAATCCGTTAAATTGTACcccaaatgataatattgagaGTCTTCAAATGTCTCCAACATCTGCATTCGTTAAATATTCACCAGTCTCTTCTTTAGTAGTCTCTCCAGATAATATCGAAAATACATTTCCCAATGAATTTCACTCAGACACTAATCTTAATAGTCATCCActacataatttaagtaatttaagttTGTGTTCCATTGTTAGTATTGAATCAGctgactttaataataaaactcatAGTGCTGTAGAGCGAGGTACAGATCATCTCAAAAGTCCTACAAAACGAAACAttaatcataatcataaaaaacatatagctATTGAAAATATGCTTTATGGTGATAATGAAAAAGATAAATCAAATCTCACATTTGATTTGGCAGAACAAGAGCTTTTAAAATCTGTGTCGGAATTTGAaaacttattgaaaataacagATGATGATGATATAGTATCACCATCTTTGAATAAAACCTCTACCCTTAGTATGATCAATGGGATTAATTCCAATAGCAGTGCTGATTCGGCTTACGGAAG cttgAACAGAAAATCTGAGCAGGTGACAACCGATAATTATCATCAACTGCTGAAAACTGCTAAATTTTGTCATGAATGTGGATTTAAATATCCAATCATTGATATCAAATTTTGTACTGAGTGTGGTATGCGGCGTATAGTGTCATGA
- the LOC113561160 gene encoding zinc finger C2HC domain-containing protein 1A-like isoform X2 translates to MDQAFYDEEFPKENEIIELLPCIICNRSFRPNLLQRHSTICQKNAKKHKVPFDSSKQRREGTEMATYLPHMKKTQDAYIGIEKAKKNWKAKHEELVRAVKAARGEKVDDKLISTKPIDSEECPHCARNFGPKSYDRHVEFCREKAQRISTAPVISQVAKERLEARIKYRAPPLKSQRTVTKEKYSPKTKSLAQNVSSVPIKVIQPLKTIKKRTPPNRNISNIPRQMSTVVKKKDQISKNLYGERNAIYLPQKPDLKNEKTMNKSESAYILGSKNHIKQEVNNMVNNFDKKKISKSEPHLDIYDPHLDSYDPFKSAEQQMKELDLDINIIDIGLKNPLNCTPNDNIESLQMSPTSAFVKYSPVSSLVVSPDNIENTFPNEFHSDTNLNSHPLHNLSNLSLCSIVSIESADFNNKTHSAVERGTDHLKSPTKRNINHNHKKHIAIENMLYGDNEKDKSNLTFDLAEQELLKSVSEFENLLKITDDDDIVSPSLNKTSTLSMINGINSNSSADSAYGSLNRKSEQVTTDNYHQLLKTAKFCHECGFKYPIIDIKFCTECGMRRIVS, encoded by the exons ATGGACCAAGCGTTCTATGACGAAG aatttccTAAAGAAAATGAGATAATTGAATTGCTACCATGCATAATATGCAATCGTTCATTCCGTCCAAATTTATTACAACGCCACTCAACTATATGCCAAAAAAACGCTAAAAAACATAAGGTGCCATTTGATTCATCTAAACAGCGTAGAGAAGGTACTGAGATGGCAACATATTTACCACATATGAAAAAGACTCAAGATGCTTATATTGGTATAGAAAAAGCTAAAAAGAACTGGAAAGCTAAGCATGAAGAGCTTGTTAGAGCTGTAAAAGCAGCACGAGGGGAAAAAGTTGATGATAAACTTATATCGACTAAACCTATCGATTCTGAAGAATGTCCACATTGTGCACGGAATTTTGGACCTAAATCGTACGATCGACATGTAGAATTTTGCAGAGAAAAAGCTCAAAGAATATCTACTGCACCAGTGATAAGCCAAGTAGCTAAAGAACGACTTGAAGCAAGAATAAAa tacCGTGCTCCTCCACTTAAGTCGCAGCGTACAGTTACTAAAGAGAAATATTCTCCAAAAACAAAAAGTCTTGCTCAAAATGTTTCAAGTGTACcaataaaagttatacaaccattaaaaactattaaaaaaagaactccaccaaatagaaatatat ctaATATCCCACGTCAAATGTCAACAGTAGTGAAAAAGAAAGaccaaatatcaaaaaatctcTATGG TGAAAGAAATGCAATATACTTGCCCCAAAAGCCAGatctaaaaaatgaaaaaactatGAACAAATCTGAATCGGCCTATATCCTTGGttctaaaaatcatataaaacaagaagttaataatatggtcaataattttgacaaaaaaaaaatatcaaaatc CGAACCCCATTTGGATATTTACGACCCTCATTTGGACAGCTACGATCCATTTAAATCAGCTGAACAACAAATGAAAGAGCTTGATTTAGACATAAACATAATTGACATTGGTCTCAAAAATCCGTTAAATTGTACcccaaatgataatattgagaGTCTTCAAATGTCTCCAACATCTGCATTCGTTAAATATTCACCAGTCTCTTCTTTAGTAGTCTCTCCAGATAATATCGAAAATACATTTCCCAATGAATTTCACTCAGACACTAATCTTAATAGTCATCCActacataatttaagtaatttaagttTGTGTTCCATTGTTAGTATTGAATCAGctgactttaataataaaactcatAGTGCTGTAGAGCGAGGTACAGATCATCTCAAAAGTCCTACAAAACGAAACAttaatcataatcataaaaaacatatagctATTGAAAATATGCTTTATGGTGATAATGAAAAAGATAAATCAAATCTCACATTTGATTTGGCAGAACAAGAGCTTTTAAAATCTGTGTCGGAATTTGAaaacttattgaaaataacagATGATGATGATATAGTATCACCATCTTTGAATAAAACCTCTACCCTTAGTATGATCAATGGGATTAATTCCAATAGCAGTGCTGATTCGGCTTACGGAAG cttgAACAGAAAATCTGAGCAGGTGACAACCGATAATTATCATCAACTGCTGAAAACTGCTAAATTTTGTCATGAATGTGGATTTAAATATCCAATCATTGATATCAAATTTTGTACTGAGTGTGGTATGCGGCGTATAGTGTCATGA
- the LOC113561160 gene encoding uncharacterized protein LOC113561160 isoform X4 — translation MATYLPHMKKTQDAYIGIEKAKKNWKAKHEELVRAVKAARGEKVDDKLISTKPIDSEECPHCARNFGPKSYDRHVEFCREKAQRISTAPVISQVAKERLEARIKYRAPPLKSQRTVTKEKYSPKTKSLAQNVSSVPIKVIQPLKTIKKRTPPNRNISNIPRQMSTVVKKKDQISKNLYGERNAIYLPQKPDLKNEKTMNKSESAYILGSKNHIKQEVNNMVNNFDKKKISKSEPHLDIYDPHLDSYDPFKSAEQQMKELDLDINIIDIGLKNPLNCTPNDNIESLQMSPTSAFVKYSPVSSLVVSPDNIENTFPNEFHSDTNLNSHPLHNLSNLSLCSIVSIESADFNNKTHSAVERGTDHLKSPTKRNINHNHKKHIAIENMLYGDNEKDKSNLTFDLAEQELLKSVSEFENLLKITDDDDIVSPSLNKTSTLSMINGINSNSSADSAYGSLNRKSEQVTTDNYHQLLKTAKFCHECGFKYPIIDIKFCTECGMRRIVS, via the exons ATGGCAACATATTTACCACATATGAAAAAGACTCAAGATGCTTATATTGGTATAGAAAAAGCTAAAAAGAACTGGAAAGCTAAGCATGAAGAGCTTGTTAGAGCTGTAAAAGCAGCACGAGGGGAAAAAGTTGATGATAAACTTATATCGACTAAACCTATCGATTCTGAAGAATGTCCACATTGTGCACGGAATTTTGGACCTAAATCGTACGATCGACATGTAGAATTTTGCAGAGAAAAAGCTCAAAGAATATCTACTGCACCAGTGATAAGCCAAGTAGCTAAAGAACGACTTGAAGCAAGAATAAAa tacCGTGCTCCTCCACTTAAGTCGCAGCGTACAGTTACTAAAGAGAAATATTCTCCAAAAACAAAAAGTCTTGCTCAAAATGTTTCAAGTGTACcaataaaagttatacaaccattaaaaactattaaaaaaagaactccaccaaatagaaatatat ctaATATCCCACGTCAAATGTCAACAGTAGTGAAAAAGAAAGaccaaatatcaaaaaatctcTATGG TGAAAGAAATGCAATATACTTGCCCCAAAAGCCAGatctaaaaaatgaaaaaactatGAACAAATCTGAATCGGCCTATATCCTTGGttctaaaaatcatataaaacaagaagttaataatatggtcaataattttgacaaaaaaaaaatatcaaaatc CGAACCCCATTTGGATATTTACGACCCTCATTTGGACAGCTACGATCCATTTAAATCAGCTGAACAACAAATGAAAGAGCTTGATTTAGACATAAACATAATTGACATTGGTCTCAAAAATCCGTTAAATTGTACcccaaatgataatattgagaGTCTTCAAATGTCTCCAACATCTGCATTCGTTAAATATTCACCAGTCTCTTCTTTAGTAGTCTCTCCAGATAATATCGAAAATACATTTCCCAATGAATTTCACTCAGACACTAATCTTAATAGTCATCCActacataatttaagtaatttaagttTGTGTTCCATTGTTAGTATTGAATCAGctgactttaataataaaactcatAGTGCTGTAGAGCGAGGTACAGATCATCTCAAAAGTCCTACAAAACGAAACAttaatcataatcataaaaaacatatagctATTGAAAATATGCTTTATGGTGATAATGAAAAAGATAAATCAAATCTCACATTTGATTTGGCAGAACAAGAGCTTTTAAAATCTGTGTCGGAATTTGAaaacttattgaaaataacagATGATGATGATATAGTATCACCATCTTTGAATAAAACCTCTACCCTTAGTATGATCAATGGGATTAATTCCAATAGCAGTGCTGATTCGGCTTACGGAAG cttgAACAGAAAATCTGAGCAGGTGACAACCGATAATTATCATCAACTGCTGAAAACTGCTAAATTTTGTCATGAATGTGGATTTAAATATCCAATCATTGATATCAAATTTTGTACTGAGTGTGGTATGCGGCGTATAGTGTCATGA